The following proteins are co-located in the Chaetodon trifascialis isolate fChaTrf1 chromosome 14, fChaTrf1.hap1, whole genome shotgun sequence genome:
- the bag5 gene encoding BAG family molecular chaperone regulator 5 isoform X3, which produces MDHGGPQQQQQHPMEQQQQPYHPQHPAMMRLYEVQKEVASLGPQVCTFSGMQNDRDYKRLERELTRLLLEVDQVDTEGKPELQGARKRAAQEVEGLLRYLEENATHPSRLAIEQLSNEARQLVDERVVAPQRAGGVAEINDELVDALQELVLRLTQVKTEGRVPLRKARYRALTRLCAVQDVIEGRTQQQTPSLPLSGDTHEAVHRINQVMVKVSVARSQLVALLMGLSGRDSCAHLSRILTEMQVELDALDVSGNAAIRNYRKQVVEEINGLLKHLDLEGEGDDTRRYDLAQNNSIREIEAVRAHVSHLREGVLRHCVMGDLSFRPKAELQSLLTHLDQVDTAKNPCIREARRRAVVEVQAIITFLDLREALARRQPGPSEHPSHRAVWLVLGSLSDLQAQVLGFDGKRADKSYMMLEELLTKQLLALDAVDPQGDETTKMARKQAVKFAQNILNYLDMKTDEWEY; this is translated from the exons ATGGACCATGGcggtccacagcagcagcagcagcacccaatggagcagcagcagcagccgtaTCATCCGCAGCACCCTGCCATGATGCGGCTGTACGAGGTCCAGAAGGAGGTGGCGTCTCTGGGGCCTCAGGTCTGCACCTTCAGCGGCATGCAGAACGACCGCGACTACAAGCGTCTGGAGCGCGAGCTGAcacggctgctgctggaggtggaccAGGTGGACACGGAGGGCAAACCCGAGCTGCAGGGGGCGCGAAAGAGAGCGGcgcaggaggtggagggcctCCTGCGCTACCTGGAGGAGAACGCCACTCACCCGTCCCGCCTGGCCATCGAGCAGCTGAGCAACGAGGCGCGGCAGCTGGTGGACGAGCGCGTGGTGGCGCCTCAGCGTGCCGGCGGGGTGGCCGAAATAAACGACGAGCTGGTGGACGCGCTGCAGGAGCTCGTGCTGAGGCTCACCCAGGTGAAGACAGAGGGGAGGGTGCCGCTCCGCAAGGCGCGCTACCGGGCGCTGACTCGCCTGTGCGCCGTGCAGGACGTGATCGAGGGGCGCACGCAGCAGCAGACCCCCTCCCTGCCGCTGTCGGGGGACACCCACGAGGCCGTGCACCGCATCAACCAGGTGATGGTGAAGGTGAGCGTGGCGCGCAGTCAGCTGGTGGCGCTGCTGATGGGGCTGAGTGGGAGGGACAGCTGCGCCCACCTGTCCAGGATCCTGACAGAGATGCAGGTGGAGCTGGACGCCCTGGACGTTTCCGGGAACGCAGCAATCAGAAACTACCGGAAGCAGGTTGTGGAGGAGATCAACGGGCTGCTGAAACACCTGGAcctggagggggagggggacgACACACGCAG gTACGACTTGGCGCAGAACAACTCCATCCGTGAGATCGAGGCTGTGCGAGCTCACGTGTCCCACCTGCGAGAGGGCGTCCTGCGGCACTGCGTGATGGGGGACCTGAGCTTCAGGCCCAAAGCCGAGCTGCAGAGCCTCCTCACTCACCTGGACCAGGTGGACACCGCCAAGAACCCGTGCATCAGGGAGGCCCGCCGCCGCGCCGTGGTCGAGGTCCAAGCCATCATCACCTTCCTGGACCTCCGTGAGGCCCTGGCCCGCCGCCAGCCGGGCCCCAGTGAGCACCCATCGCACCGGGCCGTGTGGCTGGTCCTGGGGAGCCTGTCAGACCTCCAGGCCCAGGTTCTGGGCTTCGATGGCAAGCGGGCCGACAAGAGCTACATgatgctggaggagctgctgaccAAACAGCTGCTGGCGCTGGACGCCGTGGACCCGCAGGGCGACGAGACCACCAAGATGGCGCGGAAGCAGGCGGTGAAGTTCGCCCAGAACATTCTCAACTACCTGGACATGAAGACGGACGAGTGGGAGTATTGA
- the bag5 gene encoding BAG family molecular chaperone regulator 5 isoform X1, producing the protein MCANVFGVLKSLFGKPFDGGKRMDHGGPQQQQQHPMEQQQQPYHPQHPAMMRLYEVQKEVASLGPQVCTFSGMQNDRDYKRLERELTRLLLEVDQVDTEGKPELQGARKRAAQEVEGLLRYLEENATHPSRLAIEQLSNEARQLVDERVVAPQRAGGVAEINDELVDALQELVLRLTQVKTEGRVPLRKARYRALTRLCAVQDVIEGRTQQQTPSLPLSGDTHEAVHRINQVMVKVSVARSQLVALLMGLSGRDSCAHLSRILTEMQVELDALDVSGNAAIRNYRKQVVEEINGLLKHLDLEGEGDDTRRYDLAQNNSIREIEAVRAHVSHLREGVLRHCVMGDLSFRPKAELQSLLTHLDQVDTAKNPCIREARRRAVVEVQAIITFLDLREALARRQPGPSEHPSHRAVWLVLGSLSDLQAQVLGFDGKRADKSYMMLEELLTKQLLALDAVDPQGDETTKMARKQAVKFAQNILNYLDMKTDEWEY; encoded by the exons ATGTGCGCGAATGTGTTCGGAGTTTTGAAAAG CCTGTTTGGGAAGCCCTTTGATGGCGGGAAGAGGATGGACCATGGcggtccacagcagcagcagcagcacccaatggagcagcagcagcagccgtaTCATCCGCAGCACCCTGCCATGATGCGGCTGTACGAGGTCCAGAAGGAGGTGGCGTCTCTGGGGCCTCAGGTCTGCACCTTCAGCGGCATGCAGAACGACCGCGACTACAAGCGTCTGGAGCGCGAGCTGAcacggctgctgctggaggtggaccAGGTGGACACGGAGGGCAAACCCGAGCTGCAGGGGGCGCGAAAGAGAGCGGcgcaggaggtggagggcctCCTGCGCTACCTGGAGGAGAACGCCACTCACCCGTCCCGCCTGGCCATCGAGCAGCTGAGCAACGAGGCGCGGCAGCTGGTGGACGAGCGCGTGGTGGCGCCTCAGCGTGCCGGCGGGGTGGCCGAAATAAACGACGAGCTGGTGGACGCGCTGCAGGAGCTCGTGCTGAGGCTCACCCAGGTGAAGACAGAGGGGAGGGTGCCGCTCCGCAAGGCGCGCTACCGGGCGCTGACTCGCCTGTGCGCCGTGCAGGACGTGATCGAGGGGCGCACGCAGCAGCAGACCCCCTCCCTGCCGCTGTCGGGGGACACCCACGAGGCCGTGCACCGCATCAACCAGGTGATGGTGAAGGTGAGCGTGGCGCGCAGTCAGCTGGTGGCGCTGCTGATGGGGCTGAGTGGGAGGGACAGCTGCGCCCACCTGTCCAGGATCCTGACAGAGATGCAGGTGGAGCTGGACGCCCTGGACGTTTCCGGGAACGCAGCAATCAGAAACTACCGGAAGCAGGTTGTGGAGGAGATCAACGGGCTGCTGAAACACCTGGAcctggagggggagggggacgACACACGCAG gTACGACTTGGCGCAGAACAACTCCATCCGTGAGATCGAGGCTGTGCGAGCTCACGTGTCCCACCTGCGAGAGGGCGTCCTGCGGCACTGCGTGATGGGGGACCTGAGCTTCAGGCCCAAAGCCGAGCTGCAGAGCCTCCTCACTCACCTGGACCAGGTGGACACCGCCAAGAACCCGTGCATCAGGGAGGCCCGCCGCCGCGCCGTGGTCGAGGTCCAAGCCATCATCACCTTCCTGGACCTCCGTGAGGCCCTGGCCCGCCGCCAGCCGGGCCCCAGTGAGCACCCATCGCACCGGGCCGTGTGGCTGGTCCTGGGGAGCCTGTCAGACCTCCAGGCCCAGGTTCTGGGCTTCGATGGCAAGCGGGCCGACAAGAGCTACATgatgctggaggagctgctgaccAAACAGCTGCTGGCGCTGGACGCCGTGGACCCGCAGGGCGACGAGACCACCAAGATGGCGCGGAAGCAGGCGGTGAAGTTCGCCCAGAACATTCTCAACTACCTGGACATGAAGACGGACGAGTGGGAGTATTGA
- the bag5 gene encoding BAG family molecular chaperone regulator 5 isoform X2, translating to MAVRWLCSLFGKPFDGGKRMDHGGPQQQQQHPMEQQQQPYHPQHPAMMRLYEVQKEVASLGPQVCTFSGMQNDRDYKRLERELTRLLLEVDQVDTEGKPELQGARKRAAQEVEGLLRYLEENATHPSRLAIEQLSNEARQLVDERVVAPQRAGGVAEINDELVDALQELVLRLTQVKTEGRVPLRKARYRALTRLCAVQDVIEGRTQQQTPSLPLSGDTHEAVHRINQVMVKVSVARSQLVALLMGLSGRDSCAHLSRILTEMQVELDALDVSGNAAIRNYRKQVVEEINGLLKHLDLEGEGDDTRRYDLAQNNSIREIEAVRAHVSHLREGVLRHCVMGDLSFRPKAELQSLLTHLDQVDTAKNPCIREARRRAVVEVQAIITFLDLREALARRQPGPSEHPSHRAVWLVLGSLSDLQAQVLGFDGKRADKSYMMLEELLTKQLLALDAVDPQGDETTKMARKQAVKFAQNILNYLDMKTDEWEY from the exons ATGGCTGTACGCTGGCTATGCAG CCTGTTTGGGAAGCCCTTTGATGGCGGGAAGAGGATGGACCATGGcggtccacagcagcagcagcagcacccaatggagcagcagcagcagccgtaTCATCCGCAGCACCCTGCCATGATGCGGCTGTACGAGGTCCAGAAGGAGGTGGCGTCTCTGGGGCCTCAGGTCTGCACCTTCAGCGGCATGCAGAACGACCGCGACTACAAGCGTCTGGAGCGCGAGCTGAcacggctgctgctggaggtggaccAGGTGGACACGGAGGGCAAACCCGAGCTGCAGGGGGCGCGAAAGAGAGCGGcgcaggaggtggagggcctCCTGCGCTACCTGGAGGAGAACGCCACTCACCCGTCCCGCCTGGCCATCGAGCAGCTGAGCAACGAGGCGCGGCAGCTGGTGGACGAGCGCGTGGTGGCGCCTCAGCGTGCCGGCGGGGTGGCCGAAATAAACGACGAGCTGGTGGACGCGCTGCAGGAGCTCGTGCTGAGGCTCACCCAGGTGAAGACAGAGGGGAGGGTGCCGCTCCGCAAGGCGCGCTACCGGGCGCTGACTCGCCTGTGCGCCGTGCAGGACGTGATCGAGGGGCGCACGCAGCAGCAGACCCCCTCCCTGCCGCTGTCGGGGGACACCCACGAGGCCGTGCACCGCATCAACCAGGTGATGGTGAAGGTGAGCGTGGCGCGCAGTCAGCTGGTGGCGCTGCTGATGGGGCTGAGTGGGAGGGACAGCTGCGCCCACCTGTCCAGGATCCTGACAGAGATGCAGGTGGAGCTGGACGCCCTGGACGTTTCCGGGAACGCAGCAATCAGAAACTACCGGAAGCAGGTTGTGGAGGAGATCAACGGGCTGCTGAAACACCTGGAcctggagggggagggggacgACACACGCAG gTACGACTTGGCGCAGAACAACTCCATCCGTGAGATCGAGGCTGTGCGAGCTCACGTGTCCCACCTGCGAGAGGGCGTCCTGCGGCACTGCGTGATGGGGGACCTGAGCTTCAGGCCCAAAGCCGAGCTGCAGAGCCTCCTCACTCACCTGGACCAGGTGGACACCGCCAAGAACCCGTGCATCAGGGAGGCCCGCCGCCGCGCCGTGGTCGAGGTCCAAGCCATCATCACCTTCCTGGACCTCCGTGAGGCCCTGGCCCGCCGCCAGCCGGGCCCCAGTGAGCACCCATCGCACCGGGCCGTGTGGCTGGTCCTGGGGAGCCTGTCAGACCTCCAGGCCCAGGTTCTGGGCTTCGATGGCAAGCGGGCCGACAAGAGCTACATgatgctggaggagctgctgaccAAACAGCTGCTGGCGCTGGACGCCGTGGACCCGCAGGGCGACGAGACCACCAAGATGGCGCGGAAGCAGGCGGTGAAGTTCGCCCAGAACATTCTCAACTACCTGGACATGAAGACGGACGAGTGGGAGTATTGA
- the coa8 gene encoding cytochrome c oxidase assembly factor 8, which yields MASRTAAAAAGCPTWRLLSPSTLHAALRSHRPSAGDRRHCSSKLATQQDKTPKRSPFRPAPSSTHDWIGPPNPLSNLRPIVYRVPESETELEKRLRHLRQETEDWNHEFWTKQNITFSKEKHTFIASHLAAKGLTVRDEQGRRRSLDSEEMAVFYKSFLDKNRKRHADYNKEWYRRNFTITLLMARVALSNVWRTVRKPALRPPEEK from the exons ATGGCGtccagaacagcagcagcagcggcgggGTGTCCGACATGGAGGCTGCTCagcccctccaccctccacgCTGCTCTGCGATCGCACCGCCCGTCCGCGGGGGACAGGCGCCACTGCAGCTCCAAACTGGCAACCCAGCAGGACAAAACACCGAAG AGATCTCCCTTCAGACCAGCTCCGAGCTCCACGCACGACTGGATTGGTCCACCAAACCCTCTGTCCAACCTGCGGCCAATCGTTTACCGCGTCCCCGAGAGCGAGACGGAGCTGGAGAAGCGGCTGCGACACCTGAGGCAGGAGACGGAGGACTGGAACCACGAATTCTGGACCAAGCAGAACATCACCTTCAGCAAG gaaaaacacactttcatcgCTTCACATCTGGCTGCTAAAGGCTTGACTGTGCGAGATGAGCAAG GACGCCGCCGCTCCCTGGACAGCGAAGAAATGGCCGTGTTTTACAAAAGCTTCCtcgacaaaaacagaaaacgaCACGCAGATTATAACAA gGAATGGTACCGACGCAACTTCACCATCACCTTGCTCATGGCCCGAGTCGCCCTCAGCAACGTGTGGAGGACTGTCAGAAAACCAGCTCTCCGCCCTCCTGAGGAGAAATAA